In one window of Candidatus Zixiibacteriota bacterium DNA:
- the cmr6 gene encoding type III-B CRISPR module RAMP protein Cmr6 has product MSQACRKVAQDLWSNSQLPNAASHAGLILDRYLLQTGDDGESKRNLLEEAKKAVAKSIGLYERAFLRWHNAAPVNHLDHEFRSEGRLVVGLGIKSVIETGLRMHHTYGVPLIPGSALKGLASHYCALTRGPIDDAFAADGAAFALIFGNNEASGLVSFDDAWIHPSSLTNSEGLLLDAMTPHHSDYYTGKQEDAAPADFDGPIPLQFLSVKGTFLVRVWADVDGLEARKLLTISMTLLTEALKNWGIGGKTNSGYGKLVLNS; this is encoded by the coding sequence ATGAGTCAAGCGTGTCGAAAAGTAGCCCAGGACCTCTGGTCCAATTCACAGCTTCCAAATGCAGCATCACATGCAGGCCTGATTCTGGACCGATATTTGCTTCAAACTGGTGATGACGGTGAAAGCAAACGCAACCTCCTGGAGGAGGCGAAGAAGGCGGTAGCCAAATCGATCGGGCTGTACGAGCGCGCTTTTCTACGGTGGCACAATGCGGCACCCGTCAATCACTTGGATCACGAATTTAGGTCCGAAGGTCGGCTCGTAGTGGGACTCGGCATAAAATCCGTGATCGAGACGGGACTGAGAATGCACCACACATATGGCGTCCCGCTGATTCCAGGGTCGGCACTAAAGGGGCTGGCGAGTCATTACTGCGCTCTCACCAGAGGACCCATCGACGATGCTTTCGCTGCAGATGGGGCCGCATTTGCACTCATCTTCGGGAACAACGAGGCCAGCGGACTTGTCAGCTTTGATGATGCCTGGATACATCCAAGCTCCCTCACGAATAGCGAAGGTCTGCTACTTGACGCCATGACTCCCCACCACTCAGATTACTACACAGGGAAGCAAGAGGACGCAGCACCTGCGGATTTCGACGGCCCAATACCGCTGCAGTTTCTCTCCGTCAAAGGCACGTTTCTGGTTCGGGTGTGGGCCGATGTAGATGGATTGGAAGCTCGTAAGTTGCTCACAATTTCGATGACATTATTGACTGAGGCTCTGAAGAACTGGGGTATCGGCGGAAAGACAAACTCTGGATACGGAAAGCTGGTTCTCAACAGCTGA
- the cmr5 gene encoding type III-B CRISPR module-associated protein Cmr5 — protein sequence MPASHVTRDQQRAQAAYERIMKVDREPWRKDYGRQCLNLPFLIQRCGLCQAITFLDSKSAADSREYLRYLLRDFAEVSGIADSQAELVTAVRGSSNMGADNTLRQYQWMTREALACSIWFKRYAEAVLKVQLGEGEDTDR from the coding sequence ATGCCTGCGAGCCATGTTACGAGGGACCAGCAGCGGGCCCAAGCTGCATACGAGCGGATCATGAAAGTTGACAGGGAACCTTGGCGGAAGGATTACGGACGTCAGTGCCTCAACCTGCCATTCCTTATCCAGCGATGCGGTTTGTGTCAGGCCATTACGTTTCTGGACTCAAAGTCGGCTGCGGACTCAAGGGAATATCTTCGGTATCTGCTTCGAGATTTCGCAGAGGTCTCGGGCATAGCTGACAGCCAGGCTGAACTTGTCACGGCCGTCCGTGGCTCCTCGAACATGGGTGCCGACAATACATTACGGCAGTACCAATGGATGACTCGCGAGGCTCTTGCCTGCAGCATCTGGTTCAAACGATACGCGGAAGCCGTATTGAAAGTGCAACTTGGTGAAGGTGAGGACACGGATAGATGA
- the cmr4 gene encoding type III-B CRISPR module RAMP protein Cmr4, producing the protein MNFNAKTYWLHTLTSVHVGVGRGVGFIDLPIMREKVTNWPIVPGSSVKGVIADYFGAWESARTEKSDKSARHRQAFGLAGDEYSQSGALIFTDARVVCLPIRSLYGTFCWISSPMVMNRLKRDLESTGFSAVPSIPHIPNTNTALSAKTDQCAVHSGGKVFLEDLDLALSENKALTPWVEMISRSVFPEDLTWQQEFARRYCVVSDETFDFLSDTATEVQARIKIDAETKTVSKGMLWYEESLPAETILAGIAACTPFSSSGPLDPGDLMNEYCSKELRIQIGGKSTTGKGRVRCVFSSGRNS; encoded by the coding sequence ATGAATTTTAACGCAAAGACCTACTGGCTTCACACCTTAACATCTGTACACGTCGGCGTAGGCCGAGGAGTAGGATTTATTGATCTTCCCATCATGCGTGAGAAGGTTACCAACTGGCCAATCGTTCCCGGCTCATCAGTCAAGGGTGTAATTGCTGACTACTTTGGTGCCTGGGAATCAGCACGCACAGAGAAGTCCGATAAGAGTGCAAGACACAGGCAAGCGTTTGGATTGGCCGGAGACGAATACTCACAATCGGGAGCGCTGATCTTCACTGACGCGCGGGTTGTCTGTCTACCTATTCGGAGTCTGTACGGAACATTCTGCTGGATTAGTTCTCCTATGGTGATGAACCGGTTAAAGCGAGATCTGGAGTCAACAGGCTTCTCTGCAGTACCTTCCATCCCTCACATTCCTAACACTAACACGGCATTGTCGGCAAAGACAGACCAATGTGCAGTCCATTCCGGCGGAAAGGTCTTTCTTGAGGACCTCGATCTTGCACTGAGTGAAAACAAAGCGTTGACACCCTGGGTTGAGATGATTTCAAGAAGCGTGTTTCCAGAGGACCTCACATGGCAACAGGAGTTCGCAAGGAGATACTGTGTAGTCTCAGATGAGACATTCGACTTCTTGAGTGACACTGCAACGGAGGTCCAGGCACGCATTAAAATTGATGCTGAGACAAAGACCGTTTCAAAGGGGATGCTCTGGTACGAGGAGTCGCTTCCTGCTGAAACAATCCTCGCGGGGATTGCGGCGTGCACGCCATTTTCGTCGAGTGGTCCGCTGGATCCAGGCGACTTGATGAACGAGTACTGTTCAAAAGAACTACGCATTCAAATTGGTGGAAAGTCGACAACCGGAAAAGGCAGGGTGCGCTGCGTATTCTCCAGCGGGAGGAATAGCTAA